Proteins encoded in a region of the Anoxybacillus amylolyticus genome:
- a CDS encoding IS701 family transposase: MNRLAHHQGIHKFFTTLGLALYFSKPVMKHLVHIVDAMVTKGFSGTLTDLHHGSFHPNHRTTLSHFFTKSPWDEETLLRKLQQWMLHRVERIAKQKNQPIFVSIDDTICQKTKPSSRATCAIQGCDWHYSHTEKKSIWGHSLVWLMVHTMTQAFPFAFRPYDKEAGKSKGKLAIEMLSSLDVSRPVYVLMDSWYPSKALVEACLKKGFHVIAMLKTNRILYPKGIAIQAKQFARYLEPNDTRLVTVGEERYRVYRYEGALNGLDDAVVLLVWKADQPMTPEHLHCVLSTDWELSDEDILRYYAERWSIECFFRQAKDQLKLDGYRVRHHRAVKRYWILVQLAYVYSLFESNSDFSDGLDLLRKRKGHSLVEFIYHAAKQNIPIDTVKKQLHVA; encoded by the coding sequence ATGAATAGATTAGCACATCATCAAGGAATCCACAAGTTTTTCACGACGTTGGGGTTGGCGCTTTATTTCTCGAAACCTGTGATGAAGCATCTCGTTCATATCGTGGATGCGATGGTGACGAAAGGTTTTTCGGGAACGTTGACCGATCTACATCATGGGAGTTTTCATCCGAACCATCGCACGACACTGAGCCATTTTTTCACGAAAAGTCCGTGGGATGAAGAGACATTGCTCCGCAAACTCCAGCAGTGGATGCTTCATCGTGTCGAACGCATCGCCAAACAGAAGAATCAACCCATTTTTGTTTCCATCGATGATACGATTTGCCAAAAAACGAAGCCTTCGTCACGGGCAACATGCGCTATTCAAGGGTGTGATTGGCATTATTCTCACACAGAGAAAAAATCGATTTGGGGGCATTCTCTCGTTTGGCTCATGGTTCATACGATGACTCAAGCGTTTCCGTTTGCTTTTCGCCCCTACGACAAGGAGGCTGGAAAAAGCAAAGGAAAACTCGCGATTGAGATGCTTTCTTCTTTGGATGTGAGTCGTCCTGTTTATGTACTGATGGACTCTTGGTATCCATCGAAAGCACTCGTGGAAGCCTGCTTGAAAAAAGGGTTCCACGTCATCGCGATGCTTAAGACGAACCGGATTCTCTATCCGAAAGGCATCGCCATCCAAGCGAAGCAGTTTGCCCGCTATCTCGAACCGAATGACACCCGCCTCGTCACGGTGGGAGAAGAGCGCTATCGCGTCTATCGTTACGAAGGAGCGCTCAACGGTCTCGATGATGCGGTGGTGCTACTTGTTTGGAAAGCCGATCAACCGATGACACCGGAACATCTTCATTGCGTCTTGAGCACCGATTGGGAGCTAAGCGACGAAGACATCTTGCGCTACTATGCCGAGCGTTGGTCGATCGAATGTTTTTTCCGTCAAGCGAAAGACCAGCTGAAACTCGATGGGTACCGCGTTCGTCATCATCGAGCGGTGAAACGTTACTGGATCTTGGTGCAGCTTGCTTACGTGTACAGCCTATTCGAGTCTAACAGCGATTTTTCGGATGGGCTCGATCTCCTGCGCAAGAGAA